Proteins from a genomic interval of Nasonia vitripennis strain AsymCx chromosome 3, Nvit_psr_1.1, whole genome shotgun sequence:
- the LOC100119340 gene encoding transcriptional regulator ATRX homolog, whose amino-acid sequence MMVILEEIYKTAYIQCIIDTASELHRIATNISSDMDMVISCAKNELNNLDDVKNTAKKVLTVFLSSEEIINTARHNFLHSYHQWLEDCLKVNAVLLENTILKEDENTKSLPSFKSIHDKYIIEIEDLYGSDIEIVNEVRYSKSRKTDNDSNEDEEIASKSSEKESNNAVFINKSKKKKSTSPTSIQNESIIISDDSIVSDENDLLSKKNECFNSSIDSVETYFSPSVCNSNVAVPTNTNFLSDSNCVVVLERLSEENYKYKKESLPTKNKKFIDEYEFARLINLDDLEKPRNKRCYIFSDESSTNESSNSSSPSLSNNYKVKRKNKKFKTSSSISEVSSFYSSSDDNSEKRSTNNNYYAYNNDLNVDKLLIEQNEESVKQQLLRSDDSTDFELDQDDSNDNDENSRHEKKKNKIKEAVQNLNSDTPGSDDDRRVKPEWTKDKVLNFKLNDLDINEKKKTGQNAIPMKADSDSDNDLKPIIITKRRNKRNRLNVSQSLNSTDKSSLNNSFSDGSDSEDCQIVRSSSQLSATSQVTGILTNSEEKVVVSNAVTPSKPAGRRNIRKVFHDEEVAEGTRRAGKDEENRLQRLAERKKQLQELLTEKNKEKDTLVLDFDIDKKVDLIKVDRGLVKFLKPHQAEGVKFMWESCFETLEQVKNSEGSGCILAHCMGLGKTFQIVTLVHTILVNRDTGVNTVMVVCPMNTILNWVEEFDMWLKHAENNKRIRVYDLTQIKKTSSRISQLKFWHDLGGVLVLSYEMFRLFTSDDKKQSLQRSQKMRSYLLNPGADFVVCDEGHLLKNEGSQIAKRMQCVRTKRRVILTGTPLQNNLSEYHCMVQFVKPNLLGNKIEFLNRFGNPIVNGQFDNSTAKDVKLMKHRAHVLHRMLEGCVQRCDYAVLTPFLPPKQEYVILLRLSELQIEMYRFFIENIARADAKHCRLFKNYHEIKRLIAHPTNMQLQAKANQKNNKSNKNNKAKNLRNGDFSQAEEEYWWSRFVKDDQRFDFTQSYKLIFLYGILERCKKEGDKILLFSQCLNTLDLIEIFLKHIDSQSKQNGFTNDLFNFQDEWKRGLDYFRMDGSVNSEKRNSMCKTFNNPNNKRARLFLISTRAGGLGINLIGANRVVIFDPSWNPSNDLQSIFRIFRFGQSKPCYIYRFLSAGTMEQKIYNRQVTKLSLSLRVLDEHQIERHYRDTELAELYKLETLDDQPILNVPKDHVLADVFLKFKNYVYQFFEHDSLLENKEEEELDEDERKQAWFEYQEEKQSQLLKANQKKRVPEKISEQSTTSAENLLPPAAVADPTVDDIILPLPNLY is encoded by the exons ATGATGGTTATATTagaagaaatttataaaacagcATACATTCAATGCATCATAGACACAGCTAGCGAATTGCATCGAATTGCTACTAATATAAGTAGTGATATGGACATGGTTATTAGCTGTGCTAAAAATGAGTTAAATAATCTAGACGATGTCAAAAACACTGCAAAAAAGGTTTTAACTGTCTTTTTGAGTTCAGAAGAAATCATTAATACCGCAAGacacaattttttacattcttATCACCAGTGGTTGGAAGATTGTTTGAAAGTAAATGCCGTATTGTTAGAAAATACAATTTTGAAGGAAGATGAAAATACAAAGTCATTGCCAAGTTTCAAATCTATTCATGATAAATATATCATTGAAATTGAAGATTTGTATGGATCTGATATTGAAATAGTCAATGAAGTAAGGTATTCGAAATCAAGAAAAACAGATAATGATAGTAATGAAGATGAAGAAATTGCAAGTAAATCTTCTGAAAAAGAATCAAACAATGCggtgtttattaataaaagtaaaaaaaaaaagtctactaGTCCAACTTCTATTCAAAATGAATCAATCATAATATCAGATGATTCAATAGTCTCAGATGAGAACGATCTACTGTCAAAGAAGAATGAATGTTTCAACTCAAGTATTGATTCTGTTGAAACTTATTTTTCTCCCAGTGTATGCAACAGTAATGTAGCAGTTCCGACAAACACAAATTTTTTATCTGATTCTAATTGTGTAGTAGTCCTGGAGCGTTTATCAGAAGAAAATTACAAGTACAAGAAAGAATCTCTTccaactaaaaataaaaagtttatagATGAGTATGAATTTGCAAG GCTGATCAATTTAGATGATCTTGAAAAACCTAGAAACAAAAGATGTTATATTTTCTCTGATGAATCAAGTACAAATGAAAGCAGTAATTCATCTTCACCATCTttatcaaataattataaagtaaagagaaaaaataaaaaatttaaaacaagcTCTTCAATTAGCGAAGTTAGCAGCTTTTATTCTTCATCTGATGACAATAGTGAAAAAAGGAgtactaataataattattatgcttataataatgatttaaatgtAGATAAGTTGTTGATTGAGCAAAATGAAGAAAGTGTAAAGCAGCAATTATTAAGATCTG ACGATAGCACAGACTTTGAGTTAGATCAAGATGATAGTAATGATAATGATGAAAATAGTAGGCacgaaaagaagaaaaataaaataaaagaagctGTGCAGAATCTCAATTCGGATACTCCTGGCAGTGATGATGACAGAAGAGTAAAACCAGAGTGGACAAAAGataaagttttaaattttaaattaaatgatttagacataaatgaaaagaaaaagactGGTCAAAATGCTATACCTATGAAGGCAGa TTCTGACAGTGACAATGATCTTAAGCCAATAATTATTACGAAAAGAAGAAACAAAAGAAATCGATTAAATGTTTCGCAATCGCTGAATAGTACAGATAAATCTTCTTTAAACAATTCATTTAGTGATGGTTCGGATTCTGAAGACTGTCAAATAGTTAGGAGTAGCTCACAATTGTCTGCTACTTCTCAAGTAACGGGAATTCTTACAAATTC ggaagAAAAAGTAGTGGTAAGTAATGCGGTTACTCCTAGTAAACCGGCCGGTCGGCGAAACATCCGCAAAGTATTTCACGACGAAGAAGTGGCTGAAGGAACAAGACGAGCTGGTAAAGATGAAGAAAATCGTCTGCAACGTCTGGCTGAACGTAAAAAACAA CTTCAAGAATtattaacagaaaaaaacaaagaaaaggaTACCTTAGTTTTAGACTTTGACATTGATAAAAAAGTCGATCTTATAAAAGTGGATAGAGGTCTAGTCAAGTTCCTGAAACCCCATCAAGCAGAAGGCGTAAAGTTTATGTGGGAATCTTGCTTTGAGACTTTAGAGCAAGTCAAAAACTCAGAGGGTTCTGGTTGCATTCTCGCGCATTGTATGGGCCTAGGTAAAACCTTCCAGATTGTCACACTAGTACATACAATACTGGTGAATAGAGATACAGGAGTCAACACTGTTATGGTTGTGTGCCCGATGAATACTATACTTAATTGGGTGGAGGAGTTTGACATGTGGCTGAAGCATGCCGAAAATAACAAAAGAATTCGTGTTTACGACTTGACGCA AATCAAAAAGACATCGAGTAGAATCTCCCAACTGAAGTTTTGGCACGACCTTGGTGGAGTCTTGGTCCTTAGCTACGAAATGTTTCGATTGTTCACATCCGACGATAAAAAACAGAGTCTCCAGCGTAGCCAAAAAATGAGGTCATATTTACTAAATCCTGGTGCTGATTTCGTAGTCTGCGACGAAGGACATTTGCTAAAGAATGAGGGGTCTCAGATAGCTAAGAGGATGCAATGTGTAAGGACCAAAAGGAGAGTTATACTTACGGGCACGCCACTTCAGAATAACTTGAGTGAAT ATCACTGCATGGTACAGTTTGTAAAGCCAAATCTTCTTGGTAACAAAATCGAATTTCTAAATAGGTTCGGTAATCCAATAGTCAATGGTCAGTTTGACAACTCTACCGCGAAAGACGTGAAGCTCATGAAGCACAGAGCTCACGTCCTTCATAGGATGTTAGAAGGCTGCGTTCAGCGCTGCGATTACGCGGTGCTTACGCCGTTTTTACCACCCAAGCAGGAGTACGTGATTTTGCTTCGATTAAGCGAATTGCAGATTGAGATGTACagatttttcattgaaaacatTGCCag GGCCGATGCAAAGCACTGCAGATTGTTTAAGAATTATCATGAAATCAAGCGATTAATTGCTCATCCAACAAATATGCAACTCCAAGCTAAAGCTAAtcaaaagaataataaaagcaataagaataataaagcAAAGAATCTTCGAAATGGTGATTTTAGCCAGGCTGAAGAAG AATATTGGTGGTCGAGGTTTGTTAAAGACGATCAGCGATTTGACTTCACCCAATCGTACAAGTTAATCTTTCTATACGGAATTTTAGAAAGATGCAAAAAGGAAGGAGATAAAAT ATTGTTATTTTCTCAATGCTTGAATACACTCGATTTGATAGAAATCTTCTTGAAGCACATCGATTCGCAATCAAAACAGAACGGTTTCACTAATGATCTCTTCAATTTTCAAGACGAATGGAAACGGGGTCTTGATTATTTCAGGATGGACGGGTCTGTCAATTCAGAAAAACGGAACTCTATGTGTAAAACTTTTAACAATCCGAATAATAAACGAGCAAGGCTTTTCTTAATTTCAACGAGGGCTGGAGGTTTAGGTATAAACCTTATTGGAGCTAACCGCGTTGTTATTTTCGATCCTAGTTGGAATCCATCTAATGACCTAcagagtatttttagaatattcAG aTTCGGACAAAGCAAGCCCTGTTACATTTACCGTTTTCTAAGCGCCGGTACAATGgaacaaaaaatttacaacCGACAAGTGACAAAGCTTTCACTGTCTCTTCGAGTCCTCGATGAACATCAAATCGAACGTCATTATCGTGACACCGAACTTGCCGAGTTATATAAGTTAGAGACGTTGGATGACCAACCGATACTCAATGTGCCAAAAGATCACGTTCTTGCCGATGTCTTCCTCAAGTTTAAGAATTACGTTTACCAGTTCTTCGAGCACGATTCATTATTAGAAAATAAG GAAGAAGAGGAATTGGACGAAGACGAACGAAAACAGGCTTGGTTCGAATATCAAGAGGAAAAGCAGTCTCAACTTTTAAAAGCAAACCAAAAGAAACGTGTTCCCGAGAAAATTTCCGAACAATCTACTACGTCTGCAGAAAATTTACTTCCACCTGCGGCTGTTGCGGACCCAACAGTTGACGATATAATTCTGCCGCTTCCAAATTTGTATTAA
- the LOC100119376 gene encoding iduronate 2-sulfatase isoform X2 encodes MLRNTTTDDDTNVTRNTNIKQKMPLTAILFLITSLSITSASNLNVLLVIVDDLRPALGCYNDPKAFTPNMDRLAERSVLFDKAYAQQALCAPSRNSLLTSRRPDTLGLYDFYSYWRKVAGNFTTLPQHFKSNGYTTASLGKVFHPGASSNGNDDSPYSWSEKPFHPQTDRYKDAPVCGTRSSSPASNLVCPVRVSSMPNSTLPDIETLNAAKAFLSGNRREPFFLAVGFQKPHIPLKYPRRFLKYHPLTKFSVPKNYEWPLNVSSVAYNPWTDLRRRSDVEKLGLECPWEKIPRWSLGEHAEWAKYSNYEVALRVPLLISIPNITFRVNDKFESSDYCRLQSMIVQEPVELLDIFPTVAELANVKISTCPNEISHSRISDLCTEGSSLVPLIKAALTCKSVPWKIGAISQYPRPGLQPSCKPSSDEPRLREIRIMGYTLRTLRYRYTAWVGFSPITKTPDWREIFAEEMYDHKIDQEENINVAYSKRFEREKSELKQTLMTGRTAR; translated from the exons atGCTCCGAAATACGACAACGGACGACGACACGAATGTTACAAGAAACACGAATATCAAGCAAAAGATGCCGCTTACCGCAATTTTATTCCTAATAACTTCGTTATCGATCACGAGCGCGAGCAATCTCAATGTCCTCCTCGTGATCGTCGACGACCTGAGACCGGCTCTGGGCTGTTACAACGATCCGAAAGCTTTTACTCCAAACATGGATCGACTCGCCGAAAGAAGTGTCCTGTTCGATAAAGCCTATGCACAG CAAGCTCTGTGTGCTCCCAGTAGGAATTCTCTCCTGACCAGCCGAAGACCCGACACGCTGGGGCTTTACGATTTCTACAGCTACTGGAGAAAAGTCGCCGGGAACTTCACAACCCTACCTCAGCATTTCAAGAGCAACGGCTACACCACCGCATCGCTCGGCAAGGTTTTTCATCCCG GCGCAAGTTCCAACGGTAACGACGACAGTCCGTACTCCTGGAGCGAAAAGCCATTTCACCCGCAGACCGATCGCTACAAAGACGCGCCCGTTTGCGGGACTCGAAGTTCATCACCAGCTAGTAATCTC GTGTGTCCCGTTCGCGTGTCTTCGATGCCAAACTCAACGCTACCCGACATAGAAACTCTGAATGCGGCCAAAGCGTTCTTGAGCGGAAACAGGCGAGAGCCTTTCTTTTTGGCTGTCGGTTTTCAGAAACCACACATTCCTTTGAAATATCCTAGACGCTTCTTAA AGTACCATCCTTTGACAAAATTTTCGGTGCCGAAAAATTACGAGTGGCCATTGAACGTCAGCAGTGTTGCCTACAATCCTTGGACGGATTTACGTCGTCGAAGCGACGTCGAGAAACTGGGATTGGAGTGTCCCTGGGAGAAGATACCAC gTTGGTCTTTGGGAGAACACGCTGAGTGGGCAAAGTACAGCAACTATGAAGTGGCTTTGCGAGTACCATTGCTCATCTCTATTCCAAACATTACTTTTAGAGTAAACGAtaagtttgaatcgtcggatTATTGTCGGTTGCAAAGTATGATCGTTCAAGAACCTGTCGAATTGTTAGATATCTTTCCAACAGTAGCAGAACTTGCTAATGTTAAGATTTCGACGTGTCCAAACGAGATATCACATTCAAGAATTTCTGATCTTTGTACTGAGGGATCCTCCTTAGTTCCCTTGATCAAAGCTGCCTTGACATGCAAG TCGGTACCCTGGAAGATTGGAGCGATTAGTCAATACCCACGTCCTGGCCTACAACCATCCTGTAAACCAAGTAGCGATGAGCCTCGTCTTCGCGAGATCAGAATCATGGGCTATACTCTACGTACGCTTCGCTACCGGTACACGGCATGGGTGGGCTTTTCACCAATAACCAAGACACCTGATTGGCGTGAGATCTTTGCGGAGGAGATGTACGATCATAAAATTGATCAAGAAGAAAACATCAACGTGGCTTATTCGAAGCgcttcgagagagaaaagagcgaaTTGAAACAAACGTTAATGACAGGACGGACAGCAAGATAA
- the LOC100119376 gene encoding iduronate 2-sulfatase isoform X1: MLRNTTTDDDTNVTRNTNIKQKMPLTAILFLITSLSITSASNLNVLLVIVDDLRPALGCYNDPKAFTPNMDRLAERSVLFDKAYAQQALCAPSRNSLLTSRRPDTLGLYDFYSYWRKVAGNFTTLPQHFKSNGYTTASLGKVFHPGASSNGNDDSPYSWSEKPFHPQTDRYKDAPVCGTRSSSPASNLVCPVRVSSMPNSTLPDIETLNAAKAFLSGNRREPFFLAVGFQKPHIPLKYPRRFLKYHPLTKFSVPKNYEWPLNVSSVAYNPWTDLRRRSDVEKLGLECPWEKIPQDYGRRIIQSYYAAVTYVDDLVGDLLNELERLHLMNHTVVILTSDHGWSLGEHAEWAKYSNYEVALRVPLLISIPNITFRVNDKFESSDYCRLQSMIVQEPVELLDIFPTVAELANVKISTCPNEISHSRISDLCTEGSSLVPLIKAALTCKSVPWKIGAISQYPRPGLQPSCKPSSDEPRLREIRIMGYTLRTLRYRYTAWVGFSPITKTPDWREIFAEEMYDHKIDQEENINVAYSKRFEREKSELKQTLMTGRTAR, encoded by the exons atGCTCCGAAATACGACAACGGACGACGACACGAATGTTACAAGAAACACGAATATCAAGCAAAAGATGCCGCTTACCGCAATTTTATTCCTAATAACTTCGTTATCGATCACGAGCGCGAGCAATCTCAATGTCCTCCTCGTGATCGTCGACGACCTGAGACCGGCTCTGGGCTGTTACAACGATCCGAAAGCTTTTACTCCAAACATGGATCGACTCGCCGAAAGAAGTGTCCTGTTCGATAAAGCCTATGCACAG CAAGCTCTGTGTGCTCCCAGTAGGAATTCTCTCCTGACCAGCCGAAGACCCGACACGCTGGGGCTTTACGATTTCTACAGCTACTGGAGAAAAGTCGCCGGGAACTTCACAACCCTACCTCAGCATTTCAAGAGCAACGGCTACACCACCGCATCGCTCGGCAAGGTTTTTCATCCCG GCGCAAGTTCCAACGGTAACGACGACAGTCCGTACTCCTGGAGCGAAAAGCCATTTCACCCGCAGACCGATCGCTACAAAGACGCGCCCGTTTGCGGGACTCGAAGTTCATCACCAGCTAGTAATCTC GTGTGTCCCGTTCGCGTGTCTTCGATGCCAAACTCAACGCTACCCGACATAGAAACTCTGAATGCGGCCAAAGCGTTCTTGAGCGGAAACAGGCGAGAGCCTTTCTTTTTGGCTGTCGGTTTTCAGAAACCACACATTCCTTTGAAATATCCTAGACGCTTCTTAA AGTACCATCCTTTGACAAAATTTTCGGTGCCGAAAAATTACGAGTGGCCATTGAACGTCAGCAGTGTTGCCTACAATCCTTGGACGGATTTACGTCGTCGAAGCGACGTCGAGAAACTGGGATTGGAGTGTCCCTGGGAGAAGATACCAC AAGACTATGGCAGACGGATCATTCAGTCTTATTATGCCGCAGTGACTTACGTAGACGATCTCGTAGGAGATCTTCTGAACGAACTTGAACGCTTGCATTTAATGAATCATACTGTAGTCATTTTAACGTCTGATCATG gTTGGTCTTTGGGAGAACACGCTGAGTGGGCAAAGTACAGCAACTATGAAGTGGCTTTGCGAGTACCATTGCTCATCTCTATTCCAAACATTACTTTTAGAGTAAACGAtaagtttgaatcgtcggatTATTGTCGGTTGCAAAGTATGATCGTTCAAGAACCTGTCGAATTGTTAGATATCTTTCCAACAGTAGCAGAACTTGCTAATGTTAAGATTTCGACGTGTCCAAACGAGATATCACATTCAAGAATTTCTGATCTTTGTACTGAGGGATCCTCCTTAGTTCCCTTGATCAAAGCTGCCTTGACATGCAAG TCGGTACCCTGGAAGATTGGAGCGATTAGTCAATACCCACGTCCTGGCCTACAACCATCCTGTAAACCAAGTAGCGATGAGCCTCGTCTTCGCGAGATCAGAATCATGGGCTATACTCTACGTACGCTTCGCTACCGGTACACGGCATGGGTGGGCTTTTCACCAATAACCAAGACACCTGATTGGCGTGAGATCTTTGCGGAGGAGATGTACGATCATAAAATTGATCAAGAAGAAAACATCAACGTGGCTTATTCGAAGCgcttcgagagagaaaagagcgaaTTGAAACAAACGTTAATGACAGGACGGACAGCAAGATAA
- the LOC100119376 gene encoding iduronate 2-sulfatase isoform X3, with protein MLRNTTTDDDTNVTRNTNIKQKMPLTAILFLITSLSITSASNLNVLLVIVDDLRPALGCYNDPKAFTPNMDRLAERSVLFDKAYAQQALCAPSRNSLLTSRRPDTLGLYDFYSYWRKVAGNFTTLPQHFKSNGYTTASLGKVFHPGAVILIYAQPDLLSQEKYHPLTKFSVPKNYEWPLNVSSVAYNPWTDLRRRSDVEKLGLECPWEKIPQDYGRRIIQSYYAAVTYVDDLVGDLLNELERLHLMNHTVVILTSDHGWSLGEHAEWAKYSNYEVALRVPLLISIPNITFRVNDKFESSDYCRLQSMIVQEPVELLDIFPTVAELANVKISTCPNEISHSRISDLCTEGSSLVPLIKAALTCKSVPWKIGAISQYPRPGLQPSCKPSSDEPRLREIRIMGYTLRTLRYRYTAWVGFSPITKTPDWREIFAEEMYDHKIDQEENINVAYSKRFEREKSELKQTLMTGRTAR; from the exons atGCTCCGAAATACGACAACGGACGACGACACGAATGTTACAAGAAACACGAATATCAAGCAAAAGATGCCGCTTACCGCAATTTTATTCCTAATAACTTCGTTATCGATCACGAGCGCGAGCAATCTCAATGTCCTCCTCGTGATCGTCGACGACCTGAGACCGGCTCTGGGCTGTTACAACGATCCGAAAGCTTTTACTCCAAACATGGATCGACTCGCCGAAAGAAGTGTCCTGTTCGATAAAGCCTATGCACAG CAAGCTCTGTGTGCTCCCAGTAGGAATTCTCTCCTGACCAGCCGAAGACCCGACACGCTGGGGCTTTACGATTTCTACAGCTACTGGAGAAAAGTCGCCGGGAACTTCACAACCCTACCTCAGCATTTCAAGAGCAACGGCTACACCACCGCATCGCTCGGCAAGGTTTTTCATCCCGGTGCAGTGATTTTAATATACGCGCAACCCGATCTTCTTAGCCAAGAAA AGTACCATCCTTTGACAAAATTTTCGGTGCCGAAAAATTACGAGTGGCCATTGAACGTCAGCAGTGTTGCCTACAATCCTTGGACGGATTTACGTCGTCGAAGCGACGTCGAGAAACTGGGATTGGAGTGTCCCTGGGAGAAGATACCAC AAGACTATGGCAGACGGATCATTCAGTCTTATTATGCCGCAGTGACTTACGTAGACGATCTCGTAGGAGATCTTCTGAACGAACTTGAACGCTTGCATTTAATGAATCATACTGTAGTCATTTTAACGTCTGATCATG gTTGGTCTTTGGGAGAACACGCTGAGTGGGCAAAGTACAGCAACTATGAAGTGGCTTTGCGAGTACCATTGCTCATCTCTATTCCAAACATTACTTTTAGAGTAAACGAtaagtttgaatcgtcggatTATTGTCGGTTGCAAAGTATGATCGTTCAAGAACCTGTCGAATTGTTAGATATCTTTCCAACAGTAGCAGAACTTGCTAATGTTAAGATTTCGACGTGTCCAAACGAGATATCACATTCAAGAATTTCTGATCTTTGTACTGAGGGATCCTCCTTAGTTCCCTTGATCAAAGCTGCCTTGACATGCAAG TCGGTACCCTGGAAGATTGGAGCGATTAGTCAATACCCACGTCCTGGCCTACAACCATCCTGTAAACCAAGTAGCGATGAGCCTCGTCTTCGCGAGATCAGAATCATGGGCTATACTCTACGTACGCTTCGCTACCGGTACACGGCATGGGTGGGCTTTTCACCAATAACCAAGACACCTGATTGGCGTGAGATCTTTGCGGAGGAGATGTACGATCATAAAATTGATCAAGAAGAAAACATCAACGTGGCTTATTCGAAGCgcttcgagagagaaaagagcgaaTTGAAACAAACGTTAATGACAGGACGGACAGCAAGATAA